In Nitrospira sp., one DNA window encodes the following:
- a CDS encoding ATP-dependent helicase: MEREVKTYVLKRSEDEAAPRKLSIDYAAALNAQQLAAVTAGEGPSLVIAGAGSGKTRTLVYRVAYLIDSGVDPSNILLLTFTRKSAQEMLQRAGELIGARSERVCGGTFHSVANLLLRRYGRSIGVEPGFTILDRGDAEDLIALVRSQLGLNEKDKRFPRKGTIMEMISKSENTLRSLEEIILDEFGHFADHIEDLSRLKTAYQSAKRQKQLLDYDDLLVMLRQLLLLDETARMTISRQFRYILVDEYQDTNRLQAEVVRKLAATHNNVMVVGDDSQSIYAFRGATFKNIMEFPQLFPGTQIYKLEENYRSTQPILNLANCIIDEAAEKYTKRLFTRKIDGPLPSLVEAAGENTQSRFIAQKILELREEGVPLSEVAVLFRSSFHSFDLEIELSRKGLPFIKRGGVKFIETAHVKDLLAHVRVIANPLDTVSWNRVLMLVEGVGPKKAHDLLAAIVKGGQPFDVLRGVSGRSGQGLKNLANTLESLSGADDRSPSEQVNHIYEYYLPILKEQYDDYPKRTRDLDHLHTIAEGYPGVNEFLADLALEPPDGSASGVDGADRDDERMVLSTIHSAKGLEWQAVFVIWIVDGRFPSVYSFVDDEDLEEERRLFYVSVTRAKRHLFLTYPINVYDKSSGMLLSKPSRFLDHVSSDLFDTVALVEEGGRGNWGSYRDQDY, encoded by the coding sequence ATGGAACGAGAAGTTAAAACGTACGTTCTTAAACGCTCTGAGGATGAGGCTGCGCCGCGCAAGCTGTCGATCGACTATGCCGCGGCGTTGAATGCGCAGCAGTTGGCGGCGGTGACGGCGGGCGAAGGCCCTTCGTTGGTCATTGCCGGTGCGGGCAGCGGCAAGACGCGCACGCTGGTCTATCGCGTGGCCTATCTCATTGATTCAGGCGTCGATCCATCGAATATTCTCCTCCTTACATTTACGCGCAAGTCGGCGCAAGAAATGTTGCAGCGGGCCGGCGAACTGATCGGCGCGCGGAGCGAGCGCGTGTGCGGCGGCACATTCCATTCGGTGGCGAACCTTTTATTGCGCCGTTACGGCCGGTCGATCGGGGTGGAGCCGGGCTTTACGATTCTGGATCGCGGCGATGCGGAAGATCTGATTGCGCTGGTCCGGTCGCAGCTCGGGCTGAATGAAAAGGACAAGCGCTTCCCCCGCAAGGGGACGATTATGGAGATGATCAGCAAGAGCGAGAATACGCTCCGCTCGCTGGAAGAGATCATTCTCGACGAGTTCGGGCATTTTGCCGATCACATCGAAGACCTGAGCCGGTTGAAGACGGCCTATCAGTCGGCGAAGCGGCAGAAGCAGCTGCTCGACTATGACGATCTGCTGGTGATGTTGCGGCAGCTGTTGCTGCTGGACGAAACGGCGCGGATGACGATCTCGCGGCAGTTTCGCTACATCCTTGTGGATGAGTATCAGGATACGAACCGGTTGCAGGCTGAAGTGGTCCGCAAGCTGGCCGCCACCCATAATAATGTGATGGTGGTGGGGGACGATTCGCAGTCGATCTATGCGTTCCGCGGGGCGACGTTCAAGAACATCATGGAGTTTCCGCAACTCTTTCCGGGCACGCAGATCTATAAGCTGGAAGAAAACTATCGCAGCACGCAGCCGATTCTGAATCTGGCGAACTGTATTATCGACGAGGCGGCGGAGAAGTATACGAAACGGCTGTTCACACGGAAAATAGACGGGCCGTTGCCGTCGTTGGTGGAAGCGGCGGGCGAGAATACGCAGTCCCGATTTATTGCGCAGAAGATCCTGGAGTTGCGTGAGGAGGGCGTGCCGCTCAGTGAAGTGGCGGTGCTCTTCCGCTCCAGCTTTCATTCCTTCGATCTGGAGATTGAACTGTCGCGCAAAGGGCTGCCCTTCATCAAGCGCGGCGGGGTCAAATTTATCGAGACGGCGCACGTGAAAGATTTGCTCGCGCATGTGCGAGTGATCGCGAACCCGCTGGATACGGTCAGCTGGAACCGGGTGCTGATGCTGGTGGAGGGGGTCGGGCCGAAGAAGGCGCACGATCTGTTGGCGGCGATTGTAAAGGGCGGGCAGCCGTTCGATGTGTTGCGCGGGGTGAGCGGCCGATCCGGCCAGGGGCTCAAGAATCTGGCGAATACGCTGGAGAGTCTTTCGGGCGCGGATGATCGCTCGCCGTCGGAGCAGGTGAATCACATCTACGAGTATTATCTTCCGATTCTGAAAGAACAGTACGACGACTATCCCAAGCGCACGCGGGATCTCGATCATCTGCATACGATTGCCGAAGGCTATCCCGGGGTGAATGAGTTTCTGGCCGATCTGGCCCTGGAGCCGCCGGACGGCAGTGCCTCGGGTGTGGATGGGGCTGACCGGGACGATGAGCGGATGGTGCTCTCCACGATTCACTCGGCCAAGGGGTTAGAGTGGCAGGCGGTGTTTGTCATTTGGATTGTGGACGGACGGTTTCCGTCGGTCTACTCGTTTGTCGATGACGAGGATTTGGAGGAGGAGCGGCGGTTGTTCTATGTTTCCGTCACGCGGGCGAAACGCCATCTCTTCCTGACCTATCCTATCAACGTGTACGATAAGAGTAGCGGGATGTTGTTGTCGAAGCCTTCCCGGTTTCTGGACCATGTTTCTTCCGATCTGTTCGACACGGTGGCGCTGGTCGAAGAGGGCGGGCGAGGCAACTGGGGTAGC
- the glgP gene encoding alpha-glucan family phosphorylase has product MNTVDNANPIPNHLPQSLIRLAELSQNLWWSWTLEARQMFELIDPTLWYFTHHNPVRLLQEVKPERLQQLVHDPMFVRHYSAVMKRFDEYRLGNGTWYGKKYGHPKSPSIAYFSAEFGLHISIPIYSGGLGILAGDHCKEASDLGVPLVGIGFMYPQGYFRQRITPEGWQEAAYAPFNREESPIRPALTPSGAPCRITVVMGHRTVAAQVWRAEVGRIVLYLIDTDVPENNPENRALSARLYGGDQEIRLCQEILLGIGGVRMLRELGIDPSVFHANEGHSAFLTLERIREFVQKGSTHAEASELVRQSTVFTTHTPVPAGHDVFPHHLMDRYFAGYWEQLGLSREEFLRLGETPESRGQGFNMTALAMNQAAHVNGVSREHGRVSREMWQHHWPGLATDLIPIKSVTNGIHAPTWIGPEMNQLYGKFLGPDWAERCDEQAMWQRVSDIPDGELWAVRKTMKRKLMRFIRERARTGWINGHLQSSQVIARGTLLDPEALTIGFARRFATYKRATLLFRDLERLKRLLQNHWRPVQLVFAGKAHPADEPGRYFIHEVVNFCHDHKLGGHIAFLEDYDMHMAKFLVQGVDVWLNTPRFPLEASGTSGMKAALNGVINCSVLDGWWKEGYNGANGWGIDPLPPSTDQHEQDVHDSEELYRLLEQEVVPLYYQRDLDGTPRGWLQMVKECIRTVAPQFCTKRMVKDYVETMYSGAAARTPSSW; this is encoded by the coding sequence GTGAATACTGTCGATAACGCGAATCCTATCCCCAACCACCTCCCGCAGAGTCTGATCCGGCTGGCCGAACTCTCACAAAACCTCTGGTGGAGCTGGACGCTGGAAGCCAGGCAGATGTTCGAACTGATCGATCCGACGCTCTGGTACTTCACCCATCACAATCCGGTTCGTCTGCTCCAGGAAGTGAAACCCGAACGGCTCCAGCAGCTCGTGCACGATCCGATGTTCGTCCGGCACTACTCGGCGGTGATGAAAAGATTTGACGAATACCGACTGGGCAACGGCACGTGGTACGGCAAGAAGTACGGCCATCCAAAGAGCCCGTCGATCGCCTATTTCTCGGCGGAATTTGGCCTGCACATTTCCATCCCCATTTATAGCGGCGGCCTGGGCATCCTCGCGGGCGATCATTGCAAAGAAGCGAGCGATCTGGGTGTCCCACTTGTAGGCATCGGCTTCATGTACCCGCAAGGCTACTTCCGTCAGCGGATCACGCCTGAAGGCTGGCAGGAAGCCGCCTATGCCCCCTTCAACCGCGAAGAATCCCCGATCCGTCCGGCCCTCACTCCGTCAGGCGCACCCTGCAGAATTACGGTCGTGATGGGCCATCGTACGGTGGCCGCACAGGTGTGGCGCGCCGAAGTCGGACGCATCGTGCTCTATTTGATCGACACCGATGTCCCGGAAAACAACCCCGAGAATCGGGCACTATCGGCTCGCCTTTACGGGGGCGACCAGGAGATTCGCCTCTGCCAGGAAATCCTTCTGGGCATCGGCGGTGTGCGCATGCTACGGGAGCTCGGAATCGATCCGTCCGTTTTCCATGCCAACGAAGGGCATTCGGCGTTTCTGACGTTGGAACGCATCCGTGAATTCGTCCAGAAGGGATCGACCCACGCCGAGGCCAGCGAACTGGTTCGCCAGAGCACGGTCTTTACAACCCATACCCCGGTGCCTGCCGGACATGATGTGTTCCCCCATCATTTAATGGATCGTTACTTCGCCGGCTATTGGGAGCAACTCGGATTGAGCCGCGAGGAATTCCTCCGGCTGGGTGAAACACCGGAATCGCGCGGACAGGGTTTCAACATGACGGCACTAGCCATGAACCAGGCCGCGCACGTGAACGGCGTGAGCCGCGAACATGGCCGGGTCTCCCGCGAAATGTGGCAACACCACTGGCCCGGGCTTGCGACCGACCTGATCCCGATCAAGAGCGTGACCAACGGCATCCATGCCCCGACCTGGATCGGCCCCGAGATGAACCAGCTCTATGGTAAATTCCTCGGCCCGGACTGGGCCGAGCGCTGCGATGAACAGGCCATGTGGCAACGGGTGAGCGATATTCCGGACGGCGAACTCTGGGCGGTGCGCAAAACCATGAAGCGCAAGCTGATGCGATTTATTCGCGAACGCGCCCGGACCGGCTGGATCAACGGTCACCTGCAATCCTCGCAAGTCATCGCCCGCGGGACGCTGTTAGATCCCGAAGCCTTGACCATTGGATTCGCGCGCCGCTTCGCGACCTACAAGCGGGCCACGTTGCTCTTCCGCGATCTCGAACGGCTGAAACGTCTGTTGCAGAACCACTGGAGGCCCGTGCAGCTCGTGTTCGCCGGCAAGGCCCATCCTGCCGATGAGCCGGGGCGCTACTTCATCCATGAGGTGGTGAATTTTTGTCACGACCACAAGCTCGGCGGCCATATCGCCTTCCTTGAAGACTACGACATGCACATGGCCAAATTCCTCGTGCAGGGCGTGGACGTGTGGCTCAATACGCCGCGCTTCCCGCTCGAAGCCAGCGGCACCAGCGGGATGAAGGCCGCTTTGAACGGCGTCATCAACTGCAGCGTGCTCGACGGCTGGTGGAAAGAAGGCTACAACGGCGCGAACGGCTGGGGCATCGACCCGCTGCCACCCTCGACCGACCAGCACGAGCAGGATGTCCATGACTCGGAAGAGCTCTACCGCCTGCTTGAACAAGAAGTCGTACCCCTTTACTATCAGCGCGACCTCGACGGCACGCCGCGAGGCTGGCTCCAAATGGTGAAGGAATGTATCCGGACTGTCGCCCCGCAGTTCTGCACGAAACGCATGGTGAAGGACTACGTCGAGACGATGTACAGCGGAGCCGCTGCCCGCACGCCGTCGTCATGGTAA
- a CDS encoding HEAT repeat domain-containing protein — translation MVNASAVGLPYRAPWSAIAAALCFAVMAGLFLLFAAPIETRAATSPPSAQDKDLPALFKAGDYSAIVQRFQALPKDATPSKEMLRLAFQSFVKLGRGEEALPLYPRIKADGQPDDLTLLRPLALSLITSRVRDQKEHVRIAAYTVLAELGLPETGPLLEDGLLNSSVLVRARAAEAIGKAGLAPSSGALKRAINDDAPSVRIAAMNALGDARVMEMKPRLIEIGRTEDGPEAIFAYAALYKMGQTDMLIDITNAATLPDAEVRMAAIGVLGRLKRPASLALLSQAVYDPNPSVRAFAAGALGEFGSPGGVAPLTHALGDEMAMVRGVAAGSLGRLGLKENRPLLQALTRDPSLQVRASAAESLLRLGDSSVLLLAADLARNPDPSIRSSAAQALSATSDKEALSLLQALLQDQQPLPRLMAAKALGKVSGPVIPILLKGLQDSDEAVRIAAAGSLLQQTARAARPTRRP, via the coding sequence ATGGTAAACGCCTCCGCAGTGGGACTTCCCTATCGCGCGCCGTGGAGTGCCATTGCCGCGGCACTCTGCTTCGCCGTTATGGCTGGGCTGTTTCTCCTCTTTGCAGCACCGATTGAAACCCGGGCGGCAACCTCTCCGCCTTCCGCCCAAGACAAAGACCTCCCCGCTCTCTTTAAAGCCGGCGACTACTCGGCGATCGTACAACGCTTTCAGGCGCTACCCAAAGACGCCACGCCGTCAAAAGAGATGCTCCGCCTGGCCTTCCAGAGCTTTGTGAAACTCGGACGCGGGGAAGAAGCCCTGCCGTTGTATCCTCGTATCAAGGCAGACGGCCAACCGGACGATCTGACGTTGCTTCGCCCCCTCGCGCTCAGCCTCATTACCAGCCGCGTGCGCGATCAGAAAGAGCATGTGCGTATCGCCGCCTACACCGTTCTGGCCGAGCTGGGCCTTCCGGAAACCGGCCCGCTGTTGGAAGACGGCCTGCTGAACAGTTCGGTGCTCGTCCGCGCCCGCGCCGCCGAAGCGATCGGGAAGGCCGGCTTAGCCCCCAGCTCAGGCGCGCTGAAACGGGCGATCAACGACGACGCGCCAAGCGTCCGTATCGCCGCCATGAATGCGCTGGGCGATGCCCGTGTCATGGAGATGAAGCCGCGGCTGATCGAAATCGGCAGAACAGAAGATGGCCCCGAGGCCATCTTCGCCTATGCCGCGCTCTATAAGATGGGCCAGACCGACATGCTCATCGACATCACCAATGCCGCCACGTTGCCGGACGCGGAAGTCCGCATGGCCGCGATCGGCGTGCTGGGCCGTCTAAAGCGGCCGGCAAGCCTGGCGCTCCTCAGTCAAGCCGTCTATGATCCCAATCCGTCGGTGCGCGCCTTCGCCGCCGGCGCGCTGGGCGAGTTCGGTTCCCCCGGAGGCGTCGCGCCGCTCACCCACGCGTTGGGCGATGAGATGGCCATGGTGCGCGGCGTGGCAGCCGGCAGCCTCGGCCGGTTGGGCTTGAAAGAAAATCGCCCGTTGCTCCAAGCCCTCACCAGAGATCCCAGCTTGCAAGTGCGTGCGAGCGCTGCGGAGAGCCTGCTTCGTCTCGGCGATTCATCCGTCCTCCTGCTCGCGGCCGATCTGGCCAGAAACCCGGATCCGTCCATTCGAAGCAGCGCGGCTCAGGCATTGAGCGCCACCTCGGACAAGGAAGCCTTGTCGCTGTTGCAAGCGTTGCTCCAAGATCAACAGCCGCTCCCGCGGCTCATGGCCGCGAAGGCCTTAGGCAAGGTGTCCGGCCCCGTGATTCCGATTCTTCTCAAAGGCCTGCAAGACTCCGATGAGGCCGTGCGGATCGCCGCAGCCGGCAGCCTCCTGCAACAGACCGCACGCGCCGCACGCCCTACGCGGCGGCCCTAG
- a CDS encoding HEAT repeat domain-containing protein has translation MEHPRQASPSAETPDALPASDELADKVAEDLALTPAASQELVAVAPDQVILEEEKVKDEIEIQIDLLSDPDWVVRREAVITLGEMGDERCVEPLSRALRDGDWQVREVAIEALGQVGSPAVEILLKLLRDWDVRKYAILALGKIRDERVLDPLMVQLRNDEFKDDAINALVELGEPAVPKFIAALKDREESVRQSAVLGLGRIKHSESIDPLIAMLQDKDWFTRLIAAAALESIGDDRGREAIKPLLKDPDMVVKMRVERILAKWKKTPVSQPANA, from the coding sequence ATGGAACACCCCCGTCAAGCATCCCCGTCCGCTGAGACCCCCGACGCCCTTCCTGCCAGCGATGAGCTGGCCGACAAGGTGGCTGAAGACCTGGCGTTGACCCCTGCGGCTTCCCAGGAGCTGGTGGCCGTCGCTCCCGACCAGGTCATTCTGGAAGAAGAGAAGGTCAAGGACGAGATCGAGATTCAGATCGATCTTCTCAGCGATCCGGACTGGGTGGTGCGGCGTGAAGCCGTCATTACGCTCGGCGAGATGGGTGACGAGCGGTGCGTCGAGCCGTTGTCGCGCGCGCTGCGCGACGGTGACTGGCAAGTGCGCGAAGTGGCCATCGAGGCGCTCGGGCAGGTCGGCTCTCCGGCTGTCGAAATTCTCTTGAAGCTGCTCCGCGACTGGGATGTGCGGAAGTACGCCATTCTGGCACTCGGAAAGATCCGTGATGAACGGGTCTTGGATCCCTTGATGGTGCAGCTGCGCAATGACGAGTTCAAAGATGACGCGATCAATGCGCTCGTGGAACTCGGCGAGCCGGCGGTGCCGAAGTTTATTGCCGCGCTGAAGGATAGAGAAGAGAGCGTCCGTCAGAGCGCCGTATTGGGATTGGGTCGGATCAAACACAGCGAGTCGATCGATCCGCTCATCGCCATGCTGCAGGATAAAGACTGGTTTACCAGGTTGATTGCGGCGGCCGCCTTGGAGTCGATCGGCGACGATCGGGGGCGTGAGGCGATCAAGCCGTTGCTCAAGGATCCCGATATGGTCGTGAAGATGCGTGTCGAGCGAATCCTGGCCAAGTGGAAGAAGACGCCGGTTTCCCAACCGGCGAATGCCTAG
- a CDS encoding septal ring lytic transglycosylase RlpA family protein produces MTHQICMTHPRTSLSGILLAALCLSFGACSWVPKGETGLDVGIKDRGIASWYGEQFHGKQAANGELFDMQALTAAHRTLPLGSMVRVVNLTNGKHVRVRINDRGPYVNGRILDLSQAAAVKLGMVQNGLSVIQLEVVGDRRPDFVLAEEEAPSTQSALLSVHHLDPLAIRVPPVSTLGLPVSSARPRPRILPTDVLMQRRIRRVPSLLAADHTAHTENITLVIG; encoded by the coding sequence ATGACACACCAAATCTGTATGACGCATCCGCGCACCAGCCTTTCCGGGATTCTCTTGGCCGCCCTCTGTCTGTCCTTCGGGGCCTGCTCATGGGTGCCCAAGGGAGAAACAGGGCTGGATGTCGGGATCAAGGACCGGGGTATTGCCTCCTGGTATGGGGAGCAGTTCCATGGCAAACAGGCTGCCAACGGGGAGCTGTTTGACATGCAGGCCCTGACGGCCGCGCACCGGACCCTCCCGCTCGGCAGCATGGTGCGGGTGGTGAATTTGACCAACGGGAAGCATGTCCGCGTTCGGATCAATGATCGTGGCCCTTATGTGAATGGTCGAATCCTCGATCTCTCGCAGGCGGCAGCGGTGAAGCTGGGCATGGTCCAGAACGGACTGTCCGTGATTCAATTGGAAGTCGTCGGAGACCGTCGGCCGGACTTTGTCCTGGCGGAAGAAGAGGCCCCTTCGACCCAATCCGCACTCCTCAGTGTCCATCACCTTGACCCGCTCGCCATCCGGGTTCCTCCCGTCTCCACATTGGGACTACCCGTCTCTTCGGCTAGGCCACGCCCTCGCATTCTGCCGACCGACGTGTTGATGCAGCGGCGTATTCGTCGCGTGCCGTCCCTCTTAGCGGCCGACCATACGGCCCATACCGAAAACATCACGCTTGTCATCGGATAG
- a CDS encoding ATP-binding cassette domain-containing protein — translation MIDVQNITKRYGNLTAIDRVTFSVAKGEVLAFLGPNGAGKTTTMRILTCFMPATEGTAKVAGFDCADQPLEVKRRIGYLPETPPVYQEFTVSEYLTFVGRMRGMVGKNLTTAIDQSIEKLALGTVRHRLIGNLSRGYRQRVGLAQAVLHDPPVLILDEPTVGLDPKQIIEIRDLIKSLAGSHSVILSTHILPEATAVCQRVVIISGGRIVAEDTPDQLSARLRHSEKISVTIKAPSDNCLAKLQSIPGILNVFQGQSAGTFLLECALGQDKRDEVARFVIANQWGLLELRTISMTLEDVFLQLTRHEEGITPHADTVTELPQATQETAS, via the coding sequence ATGATTGACGTTCAGAACATTACCAAGCGGTATGGGAATCTCACGGCCATCGACCGGGTCACCTTTTCCGTGGCCAAAGGCGAGGTCTTAGCGTTTCTCGGGCCGAACGGCGCCGGGAAGACCACGACCATGCGCATCCTCACCTGTTTCATGCCGGCCACCGAGGGCACGGCAAAAGTCGCAGGCTTTGATTGCGCTGACCAGCCCCTCGAAGTGAAGCGCCGCATCGGCTATCTCCCGGAAACGCCACCGGTCTACCAGGAATTCACCGTCTCGGAATATCTGACCTTCGTGGGCCGGATGCGCGGCATGGTTGGCAAAAACCTCACGACGGCGATCGATCAATCCATCGAGAAACTGGCGCTGGGCACCGTCCGCCACCGCCTGATCGGCAACCTGTCGCGAGGCTACCGTCAGCGTGTCGGGTTGGCCCAGGCCGTCCTTCACGATCCGCCGGTCTTGATCCTCGATGAGCCAACCGTCGGGCTGGATCCCAAACAGATCATCGAAATTCGCGACTTGATTAAGAGTCTGGCCGGGTCGCATTCCGTGATTCTCAGCACCCACATTCTCCCCGAAGCCACCGCCGTCTGCCAGAGGGTTGTCATCATCAGCGGCGGGCGAATCGTTGCCGAAGACACCCCCGATCAGCTTTCTGCGCGACTCAGGCATTCGGAAAAAATCTCAGTGACGATCAAAGCACCGTCGGACAACTGCCTGGCCAAGCTCCAATCTATTCCAGGCATTTTGAATGTGTTTCAAGGCCAGTCCGCCGGCACGTTCCTCCTGGAATGTGCGCTGGGCCAGGACAAGCGTGATGAGGTCGCCAGGTTCGTCATCGCCAATCAGTGGGGCCTCCTGGAATTACGGACGATCTCCATGACGCTCGAAGATGTCTTTTTGCAACTGACCCGCCATGAAGAGGGGATCACGCCCCACGCCGACACCGTGACCGAGCTCCCCCAGGCCACCCAGGAGACCGCCTCATGA
- a CDS encoding ABC transporter permease subunit encodes MTPVQAMIAKELRGYFVSPVVYVVGAIFLLIFGFLSYLYVVYAGYQAIQLMQMQGGQAQLNLNDLVFRNLFASMRFVLLIILPILTMRLFAEERKLRTFEFLMTSPIGINEIVAGKFVSVFLVFLSLLGLTGLVPTVLMLFSDFDWNPIWTGYLGMTLLGALFISVGLLASAITENQIVAAFLSFGILLLIWLISGLGALLGDTMLGQIISYVSFMDHYDRLVRGLIDTKDLVYFFSSLAFMLFLTHRVVESTRWK; translated from the coding sequence ATGACTCCGGTGCAGGCCATGATCGCCAAAGAGCTGCGCGGCTACTTCGTCTCTCCGGTGGTCTACGTGGTCGGCGCGATCTTTCTGCTCATCTTCGGATTCTTGTCCTATCTCTACGTGGTCTACGCCGGCTACCAGGCGATTCAACTGATGCAAATGCAAGGCGGCCAGGCCCAACTGAACTTGAACGACCTGGTCTTCCGGAATCTCTTTGCCAGCATGCGGTTTGTGCTCCTCATTATTCTGCCCATTCTGACGATGCGGCTCTTTGCGGAAGAACGCAAACTGCGCACCTTCGAATTTCTGATGACCTCGCCGATCGGCATCAATGAGATCGTGGCCGGCAAGTTCGTCAGCGTCTTTCTTGTCTTCTTGAGCCTCCTCGGCCTGACCGGCCTCGTGCCGACGGTCCTGATGCTCTTCAGCGACTTCGACTGGAACCCGATTTGGACCGGGTATCTCGGCATGACCTTACTCGGCGCCCTGTTTATCTCAGTCGGCCTGCTCGCATCAGCGATCACGGAAAACCAGATCGTCGCGGCGTTTCTCAGCTTCGGCATACTGCTGCTCATCTGGTTGATCTCGGGCTTGGGCGCCCTGTTAGGCGACACGATGCTGGGACAGATCATCTCCTACGTCTCGTTCATGGATCATTACGATCGTCTGGTGCGCGGCCTGATCGACACCAAAGACCTGGTGTACTTCTTCAGCAGCCTGGCCTTCATGCTCTTTCTCACCCACCGCGTGGTGGAATCGACCAGGTGGAAATGA
- a CDS encoding Gldg family protein: MSLKVLPLGIIGTVLAVAGLIAYSLSPDLLWAVTIAEGLALLCLILFFTLHFDAVKAFSSRRSTHMGANSLLMILLVTAILVIVNFLASRHSIRWDLSENQNFTLAPQTYRVLRSLPQEVKITVFTREKDPGYTGYKERLESYRQASNKLTVEFVDPERQPKIAQNYGIFRTDTAIFESNGQTIRITSPSEVELTGALLRISKPAKKRIVFLEGHSERSLEDKERNGLSLAKEALSKQGYDIGTLSLLKEAAVPDDTAVLVLAGPRNQVTPEEQGRIQTYVDKGGHLLAMVDPDTKADLDPLLAHYGLGLGPGVLVDLQDRLAQGDLTSLLVRTFTEHEITQDLTAAVLFPLARHLTFDEQAGKDWDYVPLARTSPNSWAETNMQGRVVSLNEKEDVKGPLPLAAALSPKKAPVEGTPRPAIVVVGNSTFATNAFFNFPGNTDFFLHTTGWLAEERDLISIVPKEPALRPFTPNPTQERTLLYIQVLFLPIMTMLTGVMVWRKRRRL, encoded by the coding sequence ATGAGCCTGAAAGTCCTCCCGCTCGGCATCATTGGAACCGTGCTGGCCGTCGCCGGCCTGATCGCCTATAGCCTCAGCCCGGACCTGCTGTGGGCCGTCACCATTGCGGAAGGACTGGCGCTCCTGTGCCTGATCCTCTTCTTCACCCTGCATTTCGACGCCGTGAAAGCCTTCTCCAGCCGTCGTTCAACCCATATGGGCGCGAACAGCCTGCTCATGATTCTGCTGGTCACCGCCATTCTCGTGATTGTGAACTTCCTGGCGTCGCGCCATTCCATCCGGTGGGATCTCTCGGAGAATCAGAATTTCACTCTGGCGCCGCAAACCTATCGTGTACTCCGCAGTCTTCCTCAAGAGGTGAAAATTACCGTCTTCACGCGCGAGAAAGACCCCGGCTATACCGGTTACAAAGAGCGGCTCGAAAGTTATCGCCAAGCCTCGAATAAGCTCACCGTCGAATTCGTCGATCCGGAACGGCAACCGAAGATCGCGCAGAACTACGGCATCTTCCGGACCGACACGGCCATCTTCGAGAGCAATGGGCAAACCATTCGCATCACCAGCCCATCGGAAGTCGAACTCACCGGCGCGCTACTCCGTATCTCCAAGCCCGCCAAGAAACGCATCGTCTTTCTGGAGGGCCACAGCGAACGCAGCCTGGAAGACAAGGAACGCAACGGCCTGTCGCTGGCGAAAGAAGCGCTGAGCAAACAGGGCTATGACATCGGCACCCTGTCGCTGCTGAAGGAGGCCGCCGTACCGGACGACACGGCCGTGCTCGTCCTCGCCGGGCCCCGCAATCAAGTCACACCCGAGGAGCAGGGTCGGATTCAAACCTATGTGGACAAGGGCGGGCACCTGCTCGCGATGGTCGACCCGGATACCAAGGCTGACCTGGACCCCCTGCTCGCCCACTACGGCCTAGGCCTGGGCCCGGGGGTGCTCGTCGATCTCCAAGATCGATTGGCCCAAGGGGACCTGACGTCCCTGTTGGTCCGCACTTTCACGGAACATGAAATCACCCAGGACCTGACAGCGGCAGTATTGTTTCCGCTCGCCCGTCACCTGACGTTCGACGAGCAGGCGGGAAAAGACTGGGACTACGTGCCGCTCGCGCGGACGTCTCCGAATAGTTGGGCCGAAACCAACATGCAAGGGCGCGTCGTCAGCTTGAATGAAAAAGAAGATGTGAAGGGTCCGTTGCCGCTCGCCGCCGCGCTGTCGCCCAAGAAGGCCCCGGTGGAGGGAACGCCCAGGCCGGCCATCGTGGTTGTGGGCAACTCGACGTTCGCCACCAATGCGTTTTTCAACTTCCCCGGCAACACTGACTTCTTCCTGCACACCACCGGGTGGCTCGCCGAGGAGCGGGATCTGATCTCCATTGTTCCCAAAGAGCCGGCCCTTCGGCCTTTCACTCCGAATCCCACACAAGAGCGGACTTTGCTCTACATTCAAGTCCTCTTCCTCCCCATTATGACCATGCTGACCGGCGTGATGGTCTGGAGAAAGCGCCGCCGGCTGTAA